A single genomic interval of Noviherbaspirillum cavernae harbors:
- a CDS encoding efflux RND transporter permease subunit, whose translation MAKFFIDRPVFAWVIALFILLAGALAIFQLPIAQYPTIAPPAVQINATYPGATTKTIDESIISLIEQEMNGADGLQYMESQSQANGQAQVTVTFLPGTNPDLAQVDVQNRLKRVEPRLPQAVTQQGVQVTKSRNNFLLFATLSSTDGRLDPVALGDYLSRNVLNEIKRVPGVGQAQLFGTERAMRIWIDPAKLVGYSLTPSDVSTAIRNQNAQVASGKLGDLPNLDSQQVTAPIVVTGQLSTPAEFGAIVLRANADGSTVRLRDVARVEIGGQAYDTSARLNGKPTAAIGVQLSPTANALATAKAVRARMDELSKFFPQGVKYDIPYDTSTFVQISIEEVVKTLLEAIVLVFLVMYLFLQNFRYTIIPTIVVPVALMGTFATMLLFGFSINVLTMFGMVLAIGILVDDAIVVVENVERIMAEEGLSPREATRKAMGQITGAIVGITLVLIAVFLPMALFGGAVGAIYRQFSLSMVASMTFSALMALTLTPALCATLLKPIEPGHHHEKKGFFGWFNRKFNTTAAGYQGMVARMLGKSARYMVVYGLIVACVALLYVRMPTSFLPQEDQGYLITNIQLPPGASTNRTMDVIKQVEDHYLKNPAVERVVAVAGFSFSGSGQNAALVFTPLKDWSERTPEQSASALAGQAFGAFMQIKDAIVYPLSPPPIPELGNAIGFTLRLQDRGGLGHDALLAARNQLLGMAAQSKVVQGVRPEGLEDTPQLQLDIDRDKANALGVSFAEINSTMSTALGSTYVNDFPNQGRQQRVVIQADAPDRMQPEDLMRLYARNNKGEMVPFSSFATSRWIMGPVQLFRYNGYPAMKISGEAAPGRSTGDAMAEMEHLVGQLPQGIGYEWTGQSLEEKTSGSQAPALFLLSLIAVFLVLAALYESTTIPISVMLVVPLGILGALLGATMRGMPNDVYFKVGLIAIIGLSAKNAILIIEFAKDLQAQGKSLIDATLEAVHLRFRPIIMTSLAFILGVLPLVIANGAGSASQRAIGTGVMGGMITATVLAVFLVPVFFVVVRKLFKGSERQRRFHAEHVQQYEGSQDA comes from the coding sequence ATGGCAAAGTTTTTTATCGATCGCCCGGTGTTTGCCTGGGTGATCGCACTCTTCATCCTGCTGGCCGGCGCACTGGCGATCTTCCAGTTGCCGATCGCGCAATACCCGACCATCGCACCACCCGCAGTCCAGATCAACGCGACCTACCCCGGCGCGACCACAAAGACCATCGACGAGAGCATCATCAGCCTGATCGAACAGGAGATGAACGGCGCCGACGGTTTGCAGTACATGGAGTCGCAAAGCCAGGCCAACGGCCAGGCGCAGGTGACCGTGACCTTCCTGCCCGGGACCAATCCTGATCTCGCGCAGGTGGATGTGCAGAACCGTCTCAAGCGCGTCGAACCGCGTCTGCCGCAGGCAGTGACGCAGCAAGGCGTGCAGGTCACCAAGTCGCGCAACAACTTCCTGCTGTTTGCCACGCTGTCGTCGACCGACGGCCGCCTCGATCCGGTCGCGCTGGGCGACTACCTGTCGCGCAACGTGCTGAACGAAATCAAGCGCGTGCCCGGCGTCGGCCAGGCGCAACTGTTCGGTACCGAACGGGCGATGCGTATCTGGATCGACCCCGCCAAGCTGGTCGGCTACAGCCTGACGCCGAGCGATGTCTCGACCGCGATCCGCAACCAGAATGCGCAAGTCGCATCCGGCAAGTTGGGTGATTTGCCGAATCTGGATTCGCAGCAGGTCACCGCACCGATCGTCGTCACCGGCCAGTTGTCCACACCGGCGGAGTTCGGCGCCATCGTGCTGCGCGCCAACGCCGACGGATCGACGGTGCGTCTGCGCGACGTCGCCCGCGTCGAGATCGGCGGACAGGCGTATGACACCTCGGCCCGCCTGAACGGCAAGCCGACCGCCGCCATCGGTGTGCAGTTGTCGCCGACCGCCAACGCGCTCGCCACCGCCAAGGCCGTGCGCGCACGCATGGACGAGCTGTCGAAGTTCTTCCCGCAAGGCGTGAAGTACGACATTCCCTACGACACCTCGACCTTCGTGCAGATCTCCATCGAAGAAGTGGTGAAGACCCTGCTCGAAGCGATCGTGCTGGTGTTCCTGGTGATGTATCTGTTCCTGCAGAACTTCCGCTACACGATCATCCCGACCATCGTCGTGCCGGTCGCATTGATGGGCACGTTCGCCACGATGCTGCTGTTCGGTTTCTCGATCAACGTGCTGACCATGTTCGGCATGGTGCTGGCGATCGGTATCCTGGTCGATGATGCGATCGTCGTGGTGGAAAACGTCGAGCGCATCATGGCCGAGGAAGGGTTGTCGCCGCGCGAAGCCACGCGCAAGGCCATGGGCCAGATCACAGGTGCGATCGTCGGCATCACGCTGGTGCTGATCGCGGTGTTCCTGCCAATGGCGCTGTTCGGCGGCGCAGTCGGCGCGATCTATCGTCAGTTCTCGCTGTCGATGGTGGCCTCGATGACGTTCTCCGCACTGATGGCGCTGACGCTCACGCCCGCGCTGTGCGCGACGCTGCTCAAGCCGATCGAGCCCGGACATCACCACGAGAAGAAAGGCTTCTTCGGCTGGTTCAACCGCAAGTTCAACACCACCGCCGCTGGTTATCAGGGCATGGTCGCAAGAATGCTCGGCAAGTCCGCGCGCTACATGGTGGTGTACGGCCTGATCGTGGCCTGCGTCGCCCTGCTCTATGTGCGCATGCCGACCTCCTTCCTGCCGCAGGAAGACCAGGGCTACCTGATCACCAACATCCAGTTGCCGCCGGGTGCAAGCACCAACCGCACGATGGATGTCATCAAGCAGGTGGAAGATCACTACCTGAAGAATCCGGCAGTCGAACGTGTCGTCGCCGTGGCCGGCTTCAGCTTCTCCGGCAGCGGCCAGAACGCGGCGCTGGTGTTCACGCCGCTGAAGGACTGGAGCGAACGTACCCCCGAGCAATCGGCCAGCGCGCTTGCAGGCCAGGCGTTCGGCGCGTTCATGCAGATCAAGGACGCGATCGTCTATCCGCTGAGCCCGCCGCCGATTCCGGAACTGGGTAACGCAATCGGCTTCACCCTGCGCCTGCAGGACCGCGGCGGCCTCGGCCACGATGCATTGCTGGCCGCGCGCAACCAGTTGCTCGGCATGGCCGCGCAAAGCAAGGTCGTGCAGGGCGTCCGTCCGGAAGGTCTGGAAGACACCCCGCAGCTGCAACTTGATATCGACCGCGACAAGGCCAATGCCCTCGGCGTAAGCTTTGCCGAGATCAACAGCACGATGTCCACCGCACTCGGCTCCACCTACGTCAACGACTTCCCGAACCAGGGCCGTCAGCAGCGCGTGGTGATCCAGGCCGATGCACCGGACCGGATGCAGCCGGAAGACCTGATGCGCCTCTATGCGCGCAACAACAAAGGCGAAATGGTGCCCTTCTCCTCGTTCGCGACGTCGCGATGGATCATGGGACCGGTGCAACTGTTCCGTTATAACGGCTATCCGGCGATGAAGATTTCCGGCGAAGCTGCTCCGGGTCGGAGTACCGGCGACGCGATGGCGGAAATGGAACATCTGGTCGGCCAGCTGCCGCAAGGCATTGGCTACGAATGGACCGGCCAGTCGCTGGAAGAAAAGACTTCCGGCTCGCAGGCGCCGGCGCTGTTCCTGCTGTCGCTGATCGCCGTGTTCCTCGTGCTCGCAGCGCTGTACGAGAGCACGACGATTCCGATCTCCGTGATGCTGGTGGTGCCGCTCGGCATTCTCGGCGCGCTGCTCGGCGCCACCATGCGCGGCATGCCGAACGACGTCTACTTCAAGGTCGGCCTGATCGCGATCATCGGCCTGTCGGCGAAGAACGCGATCCTGATCATCGAGTTCGCGAAGGACCTGCAGGCGCAGGGCAAGAGCCTGATCGACGCGACGCTGGAAGCTGTTCACCTGCGGTTCCGCCCGATCATCATGACCTCGCTGGCGTTCATCCTCGGCGTCCTGCCGCTGGTCATCGCCAACGGTGCGGGCTCCGCCAGCCAGCGTGCGATCGGCACCGGCGTGATGGGCGGCATGATCACCGCGACGGTACTGGCGGTGTTCCTCGTGCCGGTATTCTTCGTCGTCGTGCGCAAACTCTTCAAGGGCAGCGAACGTCAGCGACGTTTTCATGCTGAACATGTCCAACAGTACGAAGGCAGCCAAGATGCTTAA
- a CDS encoding efflux RND transporter periplasmic adaptor subunit — protein MNSIHPVPRITAAVLILSALAACGDKGQNGQAQGGGMPPPEVSVVTVAPQRIVMSAELPGRLDASRVAQVRARVPGIVLKRVFREGSDVKAGDVLFRIDPAQYQAAYSSAEATLARAEANLAQATLKNQRYKPLVETNAVSKQEYDDTLTAQKQAAADVAAAKAARETARLNLGYATVNAPISGRVGRALVTEGALVGHNEATPLATIQQLDPIYVNLTQSSSEFLQLQRAMASGQLKKAGKDQARVTLVTEDGRAYAQAGKLLFSDISVDPSSGAVTLRAEFPNPDKFLLPGQYVRAQLEQGVQDNAITVPQQAIQRDQTGASVMLIGADGKVALQPVKTGEAQGNVWIVTEGLKAGDKVIVEGFQKVKPGAPVKAVPWKSSAPNGGTPPQAAAKSEANAATPNAPQADQKPKTN, from the coding sequence ATGAATTCAATCCATCCCGTTCCGCGCATTACTGCGGCTGTATTGATCCTGTCCGCGCTGGCCGCCTGCGGCGACAAGGGGCAGAACGGACAAGCCCAGGGCGGCGGCATGCCTCCGCCGGAAGTGTCCGTGGTCACCGTGGCCCCCCAGCGCATCGTCATGTCGGCCGAGCTGCCGGGACGGCTGGATGCCAGCCGCGTCGCGCAGGTCCGTGCGCGCGTACCCGGCATCGTGCTCAAGCGCGTGTTCCGCGAAGGCAGTGACGTGAAGGCTGGCGATGTGCTGTTCCGCATCGATCCCGCGCAATACCAGGCCGCATACAGCAGCGCCGAGGCGACGCTCGCGAGAGCAGAAGCAAATCTGGCGCAGGCCACGTTGAAGAATCAGCGCTACAAGCCGCTGGTCGAAACCAATGCCGTCAGCAAGCAGGAATACGACGACACGCTGACCGCACAGAAGCAGGCGGCGGCAGACGTGGCAGCCGCCAAGGCAGCGCGTGAAACGGCGCGCCTGAATCTCGGCTATGCCACGGTCAACGCGCCGATCTCCGGCCGTGTCGGCCGCGCATTGGTGACCGAGGGCGCGTTGGTCGGCCACAACGAAGCGACACCGCTGGCGACGATCCAGCAGCTCGATCCGATCTACGTCAATCTGACCCAGTCCAGCAGTGAATTCCTGCAACTGCAACGTGCCATGGCCAGCGGCCAGCTCAAGAAAGCCGGCAAGGACCAGGCCCGCGTCACCCTGGTGACGGAAGACGGCCGTGCCTATGCGCAGGCCGGCAAGCTGCTGTTCTCGGACATCTCGGTCGATCCAAGTTCCGGTGCAGTGACCTTGCGCGCGGAGTTCCCCAACCCGGATAAATTCCTGCTGCCAGGACAGTATGTGCGCGCGCAGCTGGAGCAAGGCGTGCAGGACAACGCGATCACGGTGCCGCAACAGGCCATCCAGCGCGATCAGACCGGTGCCTCGGTCATGCTGATCGGCGCCGACGGCAAGGTGGCCTTGCAACCGGTCAAGACCGGCGAAGCGCAAGGCAATGTCTGGATCGTCACCGAGGGACTCAAGGCGGGCGACAAGGTCATCGTCGAAGGGTTCCAGAAGGTGAAGCCGGGCGCACCGGTCAAGGCCGTGCCGTGGAAATCGTCGGCGCCCAACGGCGGCACGCCGCCGCAAGCCGCCGCCAAGTCTGAAGCCAATGCAGCCACTCCGAACGCGCCGCAGGCAGACCAGAAGCCCAAGACCAACTAA
- a CDS encoding TetR family transcriptional regulator, with amino-acid sequence MARNTKEEAIETRNRILDAAENIFHAQGVARTSLADVANAAHVTRGAIYWHFRNKSDLLNAMFERVRLPMESMIEADAEERDADPLARLRSRFVFVLKETVNNPHSRKVFDILLHKCEFVDESDPFFVRHREITREFMAITVQTLRDAVAKGQLPEDLDVDLAGISIQAIVTGLLNNWLFAPESFDLDAIAAPTIDACIDTLRHATSLRKGRGRQR; translated from the coding sequence ATGGCAAGAAACACGAAAGAGGAGGCGATTGAAACGCGCAACCGCATCCTCGACGCCGCCGAGAATATTTTTCATGCGCAGGGCGTCGCGCGCACCTCGCTTGCCGATGTGGCCAACGCCGCGCATGTGACACGCGGCGCGATCTACTGGCATTTCAGGAACAAGAGCGACCTCCTCAATGCGATGTTCGAGCGGGTTCGGCTGCCGATGGAGTCCATGATCGAGGCGGACGCGGAAGAACGCGACGCCGACCCGCTGGCCCGTCTGCGCAGCAGATTCGTCTTCGTGCTGAAGGAAACGGTCAACAATCCGCATTCGCGCAAGGTGTTCGACATCCTGCTGCACAAATGCGAGTTCGTCGATGAATCCGATCCCTTCTTCGTGCGGCACAGGGAAATCACCCGGGAATTCATGGCGATCACCGTGCAAACCTTGCGCGATGCGGTCGCCAAGGGGCAGTTGCCGGAGGATCTGGATGTAGATCTGGCGGGCATTTCCATCCAGGCCATTGTCACCGGGTTGTTGAACAACTGGCTGTTCGCGCCAGAGTCGTTCGATCTGGACGCCATTGCCGCGCCGACCATCGACGCCTGCATCGATACCTTGCGCCATGCCACCTCGCTGCGCAAGGGGAGGGGCCGGCAGCGTTAG
- a CDS encoding TolC family outer membrane protein → MRKSTIATLTAGAFLSMNAYAINLVQVYQEALANDAPYASSRATLTAGQEKSVQGRAGLLPTVGLTANATRTNLPVDFLPDRNSRGYTLSLSQPLFNIGNWENYQKGNLSAAFSEAQFAQAQQDLIVRVAQAYFDVLTAQDTLASVQAQKVAITEQLAAAKRNFEVGTTTITDSQEAQARYDLTLAQEFAAQSDLEIRRNALQQIIGKPAGELASLRPGMKINSPEPAQIEKWVDSAEQQNYSVLQQQLALESAKHDIKLNRAGHYPTVTLVASRNYDSDRNVSIGSGGSVSVPNTNSIGVQVAVPIFSGFTVTSKVRESIALEDKARSDLENVRRTAAQGARQAFLGVNSGLAQVRALEAAEVSSQSALDSNRLGYQVGVRINIDVLNAQQQLYTTRQNLAKARYDTIMNGLKLKSAAGTLKEEDLAQVNALLQH, encoded by the coding sequence ATGCGCAAGTCCACAATCGCGACGCTGACAGCCGGCGCCTTTCTGTCCATGAATGCGTACGCGATCAATCTGGTTCAGGTGTATCAGGAAGCGCTCGCCAACGACGCGCCATATGCGAGCTCGCGCGCGACGCTGACCGCCGGACAGGAAAAGAGCGTGCAGGGCCGGGCCGGGCTGCTGCCGACTGTGGGATTGACTGCCAATGCTACCCGAACCAATCTACCGGTAGATTTCCTCCCTGACCGAAACTCTCGTGGCTATACGCTTTCACTGTCGCAGCCATTATTCAACATAGGCAATTGGGAAAACTACCAAAAAGGCAACCTCTCGGCCGCCTTTAGCGAAGCACAATTCGCGCAGGCACAGCAGGACTTGATCGTGCGCGTCGCGCAAGCCTACTTCGACGTGCTGACCGCGCAGGATACGCTGGCATCGGTGCAGGCGCAGAAGGTCGCGATTACCGAGCAGCTGGCAGCCGCCAAGCGCAACTTCGAGGTCGGCACCACCACCATCACCGACTCGCAGGAAGCGCAGGCGCGCTACGACCTCACGTTAGCGCAGGAATTCGCTGCGCAAAGCGACCTGGAAATCCGGCGCAACGCGCTGCAGCAGATCATCGGCAAGCCAGCGGGAGAACTGGCGTCCTTGCGGCCTGGTATGAAGATCAATTCACCGGAACCGGCACAGATTGAGAAATGGGTAGATAGCGCCGAACAACAAAATTACAGTGTTTTGCAACAGCAATTGGCTTTGGAAAGCGCCAAGCACGACATAAAGCTTAATCGCGCTGGCCATTATCCAACCGTGACTTTGGTAGCTTCACGCAATTACGACTCCGATCGGAACGTCTCGATCGGTTCAGGCGGCTCAGTATCTGTACCGAATACCAACTCAATTGGCGTGCAAGTCGCCGTTCCCATTTTTTCGGGTTTTACCGTCACTAGCAAGGTACGCGAATCAATCGCACTGGAAGACAAGGCGCGCTCCGATCTCGAGAACGTGCGACGCACCGCCGCTCAAGGCGCGCGCCAGGCATTCCTCGGCGTCAACTCCGGGCTCGCGCAGGTCCGCGCGCTGGAGGCCGCCGAAGTGTCGAGCCAGTCGGCGCTCGACTCCAACCGCCTCGGCTATCAGGTCGGCGTGCGCATCAACATCGACGTGCTGAACGCGCAGCAGCAGCTGTACACGACCCGCCAGAACCTGGCGAAGGCACGCTACGACACCATCATGAACGGCCTGAAGCTGAAATCGGCTGCAGGCACGCTGAAGGAAGAGGATCTGGCACAGGTGAATGCGCTGTTGCAGCACTGA
- a CDS encoding rhodanese-like domain-containing protein has product MQTVTAPELAVWLADASRPKPMLLDVREPWEFQTCHIAGSTPIPMNAIPARLTELDEDTPIVCICHHGARSMSVAAFLERNGFTQVTNLTGGVHAWAQQVDGTMPTY; this is encoded by the coding sequence ATGCAAACCGTGACTGCGCCGGAACTGGCCGTGTGGCTGGCCGATGCATCGCGCCCGAAGCCGATGCTGCTCGACGTGCGCGAACCCTGGGAATTCCAGACCTGCCACATCGCCGGCTCGACCCCGATTCCGATGAATGCGATTCCGGCGCGCCTGACCGAACTGGACGAGGATACGCCGATCGTCTGCATCTGCCACCACGGCGCACGCAGCATGTCGGTCGCCGCCTTCCTCGAGCGCAACGGCTTCACGCAAGTCACCAACCTGACCGGCGGCGTGCATGCGTGGGCGCAGCAGGTGGACGGCACGATGCCGACGTACTAG
- a CDS encoding protein-L-isoaspartate O-methyltransferase family protein has product MNIEKARFNMVEQQIRPWDVLDLDVLELLFVVKREAFVPAEYQSLAFADTEIPLPGDEHMLSPKMEARILQEVAVKKHENVLEIGAGSGYMAALLAYKARHVTTVEIDPALKEMAARNLAAFGVANVDVELGNGAQGWPGAAGNAQYDVIVMSGSLPVLPDSVLQQLKVGGRLFAIVGEAPVMSAQIITRVSDTAYSSAKIFETSVKALRGALTPSQFKF; this is encoded by the coding sequence ATGAATATCGAAAAAGCCCGTTTCAACATGGTCGAGCAGCAAATCCGCCCCTGGGATGTCCTGGATCTGGACGTGCTCGAACTGCTGTTCGTGGTGAAGCGCGAGGCGTTCGTGCCGGCGGAGTACCAGAGCCTGGCTTTTGCCGATACCGAGATTCCCCTGCCCGGCGACGAGCACATGCTCTCGCCGAAGATGGAAGCACGCATCCTGCAGGAAGTCGCCGTCAAGAAGCACGAAAATGTGCTCGAAATCGGCGCGGGCAGCGGCTACATGGCCGCGCTGCTGGCGTACAAGGCGCGGCACGTGACCACGGTCGAGATCGACCCGGCGCTGAAGGAGATGGCGGCCCGGAATCTGGCCGCCTTCGGTGTTGCGAACGTGGACGTGGAACTGGGCAACGGCGCGCAAGGCTGGCCCGGTGCCGCCGGCAACGCGCAGTACGACGTGATCGTGATGTCCGGTTCGCTGCCGGTGCTGCCCGACAGCGTCCTGCAACAGCTCAAGGTGGGCGGACGCCTCTTCGCGATCGTCGGCGAAGCGCCGGTGATGAGCGCGCAGATCATCACGCGCGTGTCCGACACGGCGTATTCCAGTGCAAAGATTTTCGAAACCAGCGTCAAGGCCTTGCGCGGGGCGCTGACGCCTTCCCAATTCAAGTTTTAA